Proteins encoded in a region of the Dorea longicatena genome:
- a CDS encoding ABC1 kinase family protein, with protein sequence MSKGESKEYRTRLKEITSVLHKYGITRGITPQKLRMILEDLGPTYIKIGQIMSLHSDILPKRYCDELMCLRSEVTPMEFPEVKEVIEQAYGCPWNEIFAFISDTPLGSASIAQVHRAELLSGEQVVIKVQRTGIYEIMARDIGLLRKAVKLMPPISLKGMADFDQVLDELWNVTREEMNFLTEASNMEEFARRNADVVYVRTPKLYQEYTTMHVLVMEYIEGPAIDDKEKLLAGGYDLEEIGIKLIDNYIKQVMEDGFFHADPHPGNVKIQDGKIVWIDMGMMGRLTERDKELIGKAIRGIAGNDIGMIQEAVMALGEFKEKPDQSVLYEDISELMSKYGSLDMGEIDVAEVMMDLMEVMKENKIRMPHGLTMLARGLTNMEGVLADIAPQINMIEIASRHISESMWKDLNWKKELKHAGKNLYRSMHKAVEVPGLAADALHGLMKGQTRVNLDLHASNDLAQLLRRLVRNVVMGLWVMALLISSSIICTTNMSPKICGIPAIGAIGYLFAFAIVMYVLIKHILSK encoded by the coding sequence ATTACATCCGTACTTCATAAATATGGAATCACCAGGGGAATTACGCCTCAGAAACTCCGGATGATACTGGAGGATCTGGGGCCTACTTATATTAAAATCGGTCAGATTATGTCACTGCATTCAGACATTTTACCGAAAAGGTATTGTGATGAACTGATGTGTCTGCGTTCAGAAGTAACTCCGATGGAATTTCCGGAAGTAAAAGAAGTGATCGAACAGGCATATGGTTGTCCGTGGAATGAAATATTTGCATTTATTTCCGATACACCACTGGGATCGGCATCCATTGCACAGGTCCACAGAGCAGAACTGCTCAGCGGTGAACAGGTTGTTATCAAGGTTCAACGAACAGGCATTTATGAAATTATGGCAAGAGATATCGGACTCCTTCGGAAGGCAGTAAAACTGATGCCGCCGATCAGTCTGAAAGGAATGGCTGACTTCGACCAGGTACTGGATGAACTTTGGAATGTGACACGGGAAGAGATGAATTTTCTCACCGAAGCATCGAATATGGAAGAGTTTGCCAGACGGAATGCGGATGTTGTATATGTAAGAACACCGAAACTATATCAGGAATATACAACCATGCATGTGCTGGTCATGGAATACATCGAAGGGCCTGCGATCGATGATAAAGAGAAACTTCTGGCAGGCGGATACGATCTGGAAGAGATCGGGATCAAGCTGATCGATAATTATATCAAACAGGTGATGGAAGACGGTTTCTTCCATGCAGATCCCCACCCGGGAAATGTAAAGATCCAGGATGGCAAGATTGTATGGATCGATATGGGAATGATGGGAAGACTGACCGAACGGGATAAAGAACTGATCGGAAAAGCAATCCGCGGCATTGCAGGAAATGATATCGGCATGATCCAGGAAGCAGTCATGGCACTGGGTGAATTTAAAGAGAAACCAGATCAGAGCGTATTGTATGAAGATATCAGTGAATTGATGTCGAAGTATGGGTCCTTGGATATGGGAGAGATCGATGTTGCAGAAGTGATGATGGATCTTATGGAAGTGATGAAGGAAAATAAGATCCGTATGCCGCATGGTCTGACGATGCTGGCAAGAGGATTGACTAACATGGAAGGCGTGCTTGCAGACATTGCTCCACAGATTAATATGATCGAGATCGCATCCAGACATATTTCAGAGAGTATGTGGAAAGATCTGAATTGGAAAAAAGAATTAAAACATGCAGGAAAGAATCTTTACCGTTCGATGCATAAAGCAGTAGAAGTCCCGGGACTTGCAGCGGATGCACTGCATGGTCTGATGAAAGGTCAGACAAGAGTCAACCTGGATCTGCATGCATCCAACGATCTGGCACAGTTACTGAGGCGTCTGGTGCGGAATGTGGTAATGGGATTGTGGGTGATGGCATTGCTGATCAGTTCAAGCATTATCTGCACTACCAATATGAGCCCGAAGATCTGCGGAATCCCGGCAATTGGTGC